Proteins encoded in a region of the Fusarium falciforme chromosome 6, complete sequence genome:
- a CDS encoding GH16 domain-containing protein, whose product MRNFLPFLAGVLPLASAIQCPNRPGFKVVWQDDFNGCQGCAPSESNWNVALNINTNNELQEYTESNRNIQLSGGHTLQLVPWKESNGEWTSGRLESKKAWHAQEGKAMRVEAALRTGEAANKQGIWPAFWMLGDSMRRGTQWPLCGELDIFERVNGDLTGYGTVHCGHEGGGPCNEPEGLGKAVPIPDNSFHTWSIVVDRRPGNWQQETIHWLLDGAPFHSLTGAQLGDEGTWATLAHSPMYILLNVAVGGNWPGDPNGATQDGYENMLEVAYVAVYETT is encoded by the exons ATGCGAAACTTCCTCCCCTTCCTCGCCGGCGTCCTTCCCCTCGCCTCGGCCATTCAGTGCCCCAACCGTCCTGGTTTCAAGGTAGTCTGGCAGGATGACTTCAATGGCTGCCAGGGCTGCGCCCCGAGCGAGTCCAACTGGAACGTGGcgctcaacatcaacaccaacaacgagCTCCAGGAGTACACCGAGTCCAACCGCAACATTCAGCTCTCGGGCGGTCACACATTGCAACTGGTGCCCTGGAAGGAGTCCAACGGCGAGTGGACGTCTGGTCGACTCGAGTCCAAGAAGGCATGGCATGCTCAGGAGGGCAAGGCCATGCGTGTCGAGGCTGCTCTACGCACTGGTGAAGCTGCCAACAAGCAGGGTATCTGGCCTGCGTTCTGGATGCTCGGCGATTCCATGCGTCGGGGTACTCAGTGGCCCCTCTGCGGCGAGCTTGACATCTTTGAGCGAGTCAACGGTGACCTCACTGGCTACGGCACCGTCCACTGCGGCCACGAGGGCGGCGGTCCCTGCAACGAGCCCGAGGGTCTTGGAAAGGCTGTTCCCATTCCCGACAACAGTTTCCACACCTGGTCCATTGTCGTGGACAGGAGGCCCGGCAACTGGCAGCAGGAGACCATCCACTGGCTGCTTGACGGAGCTCCCTTCCACTCCCTGACTGGCGCTCAGCTTGGTGACGAGGGAACTTGGGCTACGCTTGCTCACTCTCCCATGTACATCCTTCTCAACGTTGCTGTTGGTGGTAACTGGCCT GGTGACCCCAACGGTGCTACTCAGGATGGCTACGAAAACATGCTCGAAGTCGCCTACGTCGCCGTCTACGAAACCACATAG
- a CDS encoding LisH domain-containing protein, which produces MNPNVNMANMNPMGGPVGGAPMPMMNNGAMNPQAAAAAAAAAASRQQQANDNQRSILNTYIYEYFIRMGMFDCARSLLSSDQQVNVLKDGANRRRDENGNLINGVGDDPMDTDSKDDIDAKLPDDLPPPKLPMPASDTSFLYEWFSVFWDIYYAQRAKSNNNTINQYVAHTQQQSRLKQNHQQELLRQMRPDMAQQQYQMMRNMQNGNMAAMNMKQPLVRTAMANANNPQMQMVQQAKQNQMQRDPSGMDGRDRPSSPASGENAPSPSKRQRLEGGPFNPNQPGAMMPNGRPGQGMPGQQMPGGPNVAAAQQMLTANGINPNTLHPQQLQTFVNAPPAAQQKSIATYSQNLQQHHGTQMGGNKMPNAPQGQGSPMMAQGPDGTALNAFYNPGEMGGPGGMRPGPNGPQTAGGSNHALQDYQMQLMLLEQQNKKRLMMARQEQDTIGNGMPREGGPGQPGGPPGPNGQFPDTSPQAMRAGASPNPAEQMKRGTPQMNNSGIPSPVPEGGQSRGSPNPAMNFMNNHVEPGMPPHFFKGMESNMAGQPPMNGNMRPPSSHPGQPFNGQMTPQMMAQARQQQAQQGQPGQGPQGQQWQQGPNGQMVPQQMQQASPQIQGTPQQRSMPPPQAPPANNANNRTTASPQQPAAAPPTPSQANKAAPKKKESKAAKDKRTAAQKKSNPNLNNAGATPSGDNNDQQETPTPATPINANANLKNGQAGQNNQPTTAPAPAAPAAATSAPPAPPVAPQGHDPNQNMAMDNTFGGMFDMGPSMELANPIDGSNVLNDFDFDSFLHDNDGDNGAFAFPEAFSMDNEIGAD; this is translated from the exons ATGAATCCAAACGTCAATATGGCCAACATGAACCCCATGGGCGGCCCTGTTGGCGGTGCccccatgcccatgatgaACAACGGTGCCATGAACCcccaggctgctgctgccgctgccgccgccgccgcgtcTCGCCAGCAACAAGCAAACGATAACCAGCGCAGCATTCTCAACACATACATCTACGAGTACTTTATCCGCATGGGCATGTTCGACTGTGCCCGTTCGCTTCTGTCGAGCGACCAGCAGGTCAACGTGCTCAAGGACGGCGCGAACCGCCGTCGCGACGAGAACGGCAATCTCATCAACGGCGTCGGCGACGACCCCATGGACACCGACTCCAAGGACGACATCGATGCCAAGCTCCCCGACGATCTGCCTCCGCCGAAGCTGCCCATGCCCGCCTCCGACACCTCCTTCCTCTACGAGTGGTTCTCTGTCTTTTGGGACATATACTACGCGCAGCGCGCCAagagcaacaacaacactaTTAACCAATATGTTGCGCACACCCAG CAACAGTCCCGGCTAAAGCAGAATCATCAGCAGGAACTTCTGCGCCAGATGCGACCAGACATGGCCCAACAACAATACCAAATGATGCGAAACATGCAGAATGGCAACATGGCTGCCATGAACATGAAGCAGCCTCTTGTCCGCACCGCCATGGCTAACGCCAACAA CCCTCAGATGCAGATGGTCCAGCAGGCCAAGCAGAACCAGATGCAACGAGACCCTTCCGGCATGGACGGCCGAGACAGACCCTCCTCTCCGGCTTCTGGGGAGAACGCTCCGTCGCCGTCTAAGAGACAACGTCTCGAAGGTGGCCCTTTCAACCCTAACCAGCCCGGCGCCATGATGCCTAATGGTCGTCCTGGTCAGGGCATGCCTGGACAGCAGATGCCCGGCGGTCCTAACGTCGCCGCCGCTCAGCAGATGCTTACCGCCAATGGCATCAACCCCAACACGCTACACCCGCAACAGCTGCAGACATTTGTCAACGCCCCTCCCGCCGCCCAGCAAAAATCGATCGCCACCTACTCTCAGAACCTCCAGCAGCATCACGGAACCCAGATGGGGGGCAACAAGATGCCCAATGCCCCTCAAGGACAGGGATCGCCGATGATGGCTCAGGGCCCCGATGGAACTGCTCTCAACGCATTCTACAACCCGGGTGAGATGGGTGGCCCAGGTGGCATGCGGCCGGGACCTAACGGTCCTCAGACTGCCGGGGGCAGTAACCATGCCCTCCAGGACTATCAGATGCAGTTGATGCTTCTTGAGCAGCAGAATAAGAAGCGACTCATGATGGCTAGGCAGGAGCAGGATACTATCGGCAACGGTATGCCCAGAGAAGGCGGCCCCGGCCAACCAGGTGGCCCTCCAGGACCTAACGGACAATTCCCAGACACATCTCCTCAGGCCATGCGAGCCGGCGCCTCACCCAACCCTGCTGAGCAGATGAAGCGCGGCACGCCCCAGATGAACAACTCTGGCATTCCTTCACCTGTCCCCGAGGGCGGCCAGTCTCGCGGCTCTCCCAACCCGGCGATGAACTTTATGAACAACCACGTGGAACCTGGTATGCCACCTCACTTCTTTAAGGGAATGGAGAGCAACATGGCTGGCCAACCACCTATGAACGGTAACATGCGGCCTCCCAGCTCGCATCCTGGCCAGCCTTTCAACGGACAGATGACGCCGCAGATGATGGCACAGGCGCGTCAACAACAGGCTCAGCAGGGTCAGCCAGGACAAGGACCTCAAGGTCAGCAATGGCAACAGGGACCCAATGGCCAGATGGTGCCTCAGCAGATGCAACAGGCCAGCCCTCAAATTCAAGGAACGCCCCAACAGCGATCaatgcctcctcctcaggcaCCACCGGCGAACAACGCCAACAACCGGACGACTGCTTCGCCTCAACAACCAGCGGCTGCTCCGCCTACCCCTAGTCAGGCTAACAAGGCAGcacccaagaagaaggaatccaaggcggccaaggacaag CGTACTGCTGCTCAGAAGAAGTCGAATCCCAACCTCAACAACGCGGGTGCTACTCCCTCTGGTGACAACAATGACCAACAAGAGACGCCTACTCCCGCAACTCccatcaacgccaacgccaaccTCAAGAACGGACAGGCTGGACAGAACAACCAGCCTACCACAGCACCTGCCCCTGCTGCTCCCGCCGCTGCAACCAgtgctcctccagctccgccAGTGGCTCCCCAGGGCCACGACCCTAACCAAAACATGGCCATGGATAACACCTTTGGCGGCATG TTTGATATGGGTCCTAGTATGGAGCTGGCAAATCCTATTGACGGCAGTAACGTGCTCAAcgactttgactttgactCGTTCCTCCACGATAATGACGGAGACAACGGGGCCTTTGCCTTCCCGGAGGCGTTCTCAATGGACAACGAGATTGGAGCGGATTAA